In one Mucilaginibacter ginsenosidivorax genomic region, the following are encoded:
- a CDS encoding DUF4998 domain-containing protein, which yields MKTIKYFALLYVLGLIAGLNSCTKTTGDAYKKFEKGGEITYPGRADTVLVQAGYNRVQLAVVLGNDPLVTKIRVYWNNQVDSTDVPVTHSGGKDTVKVIVPNLTEGNYNFTVYTFDSQNHKSVVINGSGIVYGPSYLTSLTNRTLKSLTESADGNKIELSWGVPAGGELGVEISYTGQNGAARKIVIPPTETSTELPDYKESTQLTYKSLYKPDSTAFETFSPPASTVTLPKFERQLDKSKFALVTLPTDVNEGGYGWLQSYLWDENYNPPGFATQSIIPCWFTFDSGASASISRFKVWQANDRLYNLESVKTFELYGSNSPSADGSFSSWTKIGSYTSVKPSGLPPGQNTAADVAFALAGEEFTVADGTPKFRYYRFKLLTNWGGGHFMTMEEIAFYTHDRL from the coding sequence ATGAAAACGATAAAATATTTTGCCCTCCTGTATGTGCTTGGCCTTATTGCCGGGTTAAACTCGTGCACAAAAACAACGGGCGATGCTTATAAAAAATTTGAAAAGGGCGGCGAGATCACTTACCCCGGCCGGGCAGATACCGTGCTGGTACAGGCAGGTTACAACCGGGTACAATTGGCTGTAGTTTTGGGTAACGACCCGCTGGTTACCAAAATCAGGGTATACTGGAATAACCAGGTCGACTCTACCGATGTACCCGTAACGCATTCGGGCGGTAAGGATACCGTTAAAGTGATTGTTCCTAACCTTACCGAGGGCAACTATAATTTTACGGTATACACTTTTGATAGCCAAAACCATAAATCGGTAGTTATTAACGGATCGGGAATTGTTTATGGCCCAAGCTATCTGACCTCATTAACCAACAGGACGTTAAAATCCTTAACCGAAAGCGCCGATGGCAATAAAATAGAACTGAGCTGGGGCGTACCTGCCGGCGGAGAGTTAGGAGTGGAAATTAGTTATACCGGGCAAAATGGAGCCGCCCGCAAAATAGTGATACCTCCAACCGAAACCAGCACCGAGCTGCCCGATTATAAAGAAAGCACGCAGCTTACCTACAAATCATTATACAAGCCCGATTCAACCGCGTTTGAAACGTTTTCGCCCCCCGCGTCAACAGTTACTTTGCCAAAGTTTGAAAGGCAGCTTGATAAATCGAAATTTGCCCTGGTTACTTTACCTACCGACGTAAATGAAGGCGGGTACGGCTGGCTGCAAAGCTACCTGTGGGACGAAAATTACAACCCGCCGGGCTTTGCCACGCAATCCATCATCCCTTGCTGGTTTACGTTTGATAGCGGCGCATCGGCCTCAATAAGCCGTTTTAAAGTTTGGCAGGCCAATGACAGGCTGTACAACCTGGAGAGCGTAAAAACCTTTGAGCTGTACGGCAGCAACAGCCCGTCGGCAGATGGCAGTTTTTCCAGCTGGACAAAAATAGGCTCCTATACATCAGTGAAGCCTTCAGGTTTACCTCCGGGACAAAACACGGCGGCCGACGTAGCCTTTGCATTGGCCGGTGAAGAATTTACCGTGGCCGATGGTACGCCCAAATTCAGGTACTACAGGTTTAAGCTATTAACCAACTGGGGCGGCGGACATTTTATGACCATGGAAGAAATTGCTTTTTATACGCATGACCGGTTGTAG
- a CDS encoding RICIN domain-containing protein, translated as MKTKLFTLLIVGTALLTACKREKSAKPEPPVTNSGGAKIPLSGSSVSAYGTFYISNVSSSKIIEINGVGMLNDGNAAQQYQYFGSGTATNPNQKWYIVQQGTGAITSSTKFKLMNVASGKYLEVPLASTTPGVGLWQDKANTNNAQQWYIQSVGTNVYKIINVGNVLAVTNEGASTSNGTAITQEPFVSGNTSQQWVLNSIAAESYRDDDVVNFFHRANGTVAFDEGKSIALTYGANSGKVLWITEDAYAADQLQSNGQLYCQFFKYHNSALLQPASHSWDQSLTPNITTTNSPISNLEIIESPGDHNSTYRWPGIGIEAGSKVLLYTYESANGSTPANQAVYSINQNTAGLNWGAATRLTPNGMSGQTDVGFSNGMVKNPAGDSVYVYGSKSVYFNLSNVFLARFAANNPTNWTFWTGTGWSASLQSASTAAITVGSGNTTQQNVIISKVNGKYVMMQMDLGYFCDPGNHNIYISTATSPKGPFTAPQLVFTINDMYNGHLAKYYTPAIHPEFNNGHNELLVTYCLNYNADGGSCSTQTCFNNNQDPNYYQVKGVRIPYSLVGL; from the coding sequence ATGAAAACCAAATTATTTACCCTGCTTATTGTGGGCACCGCCTTACTCACTGCCTGCAAGCGCGAAAAGTCGGCTAAACCCGAGCCTCCTGTAACTAATTCCGGAGGGGCCAAAATTCCGTTGTCCGGTTCGTCCGTGTCCGCGTATGGCACTTTTTATATCAGTAATGTATCCAGCAGTAAAATCATCGAAATAAATGGCGTGGGAATGTTAAATGATGGTAACGCCGCCCAGCAATACCAGTATTTTGGCAGCGGTACTGCAACTAACCCTAACCAAAAATGGTACATCGTTCAGCAAGGTACCGGCGCCATTACCAGCAGCACCAAATTTAAACTCATGAATGTTGCCAGTGGCAAATACCTTGAGGTACCCCTGGCATCTACCACGCCGGGAGTAGGTTTATGGCAGGATAAAGCCAATACCAACAACGCCCAGCAGTGGTACATCCAATCGGTAGGTACCAATGTGTACAAGATTATTAATGTAGGCAACGTTTTGGCGGTAACAAACGAAGGTGCGTCAACCAGTAATGGTACGGCCATCACCCAGGAGCCTTTTGTATCGGGCAATACCTCCCAACAATGGGTGTTGAACAGCATTGCTGCCGAATCATATCGTGATGACGATGTGGTAAACTTTTTTCACCGGGCAAACGGTACAGTTGCTTTTGATGAAGGTAAAAGTATTGCCCTTACCTATGGAGCCAATAGCGGAAAGGTACTTTGGATAACCGAGGATGCTTATGCGGCTGATCAGCTACAATCAAACGGACAATTGTATTGCCAGTTTTTTAAATACCATAATTCGGCTTTATTACAGCCGGCAAGTCATAGCTGGGATCAATCATTAACGCCTAATATAACTACTACAAATTCGCCCATTAGCAACCTGGAGATCATTGAGAGCCCCGGCGACCATAACAGTACTTATCGCTGGCCGGGCATTGGGATTGAGGCAGGTAGCAAAGTTTTGTTGTATACTTATGAATCAGCAAACGGGTCGACCCCTGCAAACCAGGCTGTTTACTCCATTAACCAAAACACGGCAGGTTTAAATTGGGGGGCGGCAACAAGGCTTACGCCTAACGGTATGTCGGGCCAAACTGATGTCGGTTTTTCCAACGGGATGGTGAAAAATCCGGCTGGCGACTCGGTTTATGTATATGGCAGCAAAAGTGTTTATTTTAATTTATCAAATGTATTCCTGGCGCGGTTTGCGGCAAACAACCCAACCAATTGGACATTCTGGACAGGCACAGGCTGGTCGGCCAGCCTGCAATCTGCATCAACAGCTGCAATTACAGTTGGTTCGGGCAATACAACGCAGCAAAACGTAATCATATCAAAAGTGAACGGCAAATACGTAATGATGCAAATGGATCTGGGTTACTTCTGCGATCCGGGCAACCACAATATTTATATATCTACAGCAACCAGTCCGAAGGGGCCGTTTACTGCGCCGCAATTGGTATTTACCATTAATGATATGTACAACGGGCACCTGGCTAAATATTATACGCCGGCAATACATCCCGAGTTTAATAATGGGCATAATGAGCTTTTGGTTACCTATTGCTTAAACTATAATGCCGATGGTGGCAGCTGCTCAACCCAAACCTGTTTTAATAATAACCAGGACCCCAATTATTACCAGGTAAAAGGGGTACGGATACCGTATTCGCTGGTGGGATTGTAA
- a CDS encoding RagB/SusD family nutrient uptake outer membrane protein produces MKKIYFKVLTFSMIGLALWGMSSCKKDGFLGQTTTSNLTQSTVFADSANTVAFLSNIYSNVGFSFNPGRFLYGPILSPTTNGGLDAASDEAEVYTSAGSTALAFESGTINAAVVTDDAYKNSYTNIRAVNQLLANLPKSPINNFTKTQMRAEAHFLRAWYYAILLKHYGGVHIVNDKIYNYTDAIPAKRNTYAETVNYILADCDTAALELPTVQSGLNYGRASKGACLALKSRVLLYAASPLFNGQSIGDGATKELVGYATYDKERWKLAEDAAIAVIGTGAYKLNVDNATAPGYGFQHLFTLPLNTEYIFELMRGNNADFESLWQPPSRTGKNGALPLQGLVDAFPMNTGKAITDPTSGYDPQNPYANRDPRLDYTVIRDQTLIQNRLSSGKSPINIFTGTYNGQSTGPDAVNVGTRTGYYTNKMLDPDAVSQDFTHPTKRCWPLIRYAEILLNYAEAANEYEGPTTQVYQAVEAIRQRAGLNPYQLPTGLNQADMRKAIQNERRIELAFEEHRFWDVRRWKIADQTDNIQTYGMEVDRNNASVTYKTFPVRKRNFRTAMYLWPFPQTEVAKSPEMLQNPGY; encoded by the coding sequence ATGAAAAAAATTTACTTCAAGGTTCTTACTTTTTCGATGATCGGGCTTGCGCTTTGGGGCATGTCATCCTGTAAAAAGGATGGTTTCCTGGGGCAAACCACTACATCAAACTTAACCCAAAGCACGGTATTTGCCGATAGCGCCAATACGGTGGCGTTTTTGTCAAACATCTACAGTAATGTGGGTTTCAGCTTTAACCCCGGCCGCTTTTTATACGGGCCTATTTTATCGCCCACAACCAACGGCGGGCTCGATGCCGCATCTGACGAAGCCGAGGTTTACACATCGGCCGGCTCTACCGCTTTGGCTTTTGAATCGGGCACTATAAACGCAGCTGTAGTTACCGATGATGCTTATAAAAACAGCTATACCAACATTCGTGCGGTAAACCAGCTGCTGGCCAATTTGCCAAAATCGCCTATAAATAATTTTACCAAAACGCAGATGCGCGCCGAAGCTCATTTTTTAAGGGCCTGGTACTATGCTATATTGTTGAAACACTATGGCGGGGTGCATATAGTTAACGATAAAATTTACAACTACACAGATGCCATCCCCGCAAAACGGAATACCTACGCCGAAACGGTAAACTATATTTTGGCCGATTGCGATACCGCCGCGCTGGAGTTGCCAACCGTTCAAAGCGGCTTAAACTATGGCCGCGCTTCAAAGGGTGCCTGCCTGGCCTTAAAATCAAGGGTTTTGTTGTACGCTGCAAGTCCGTTATTTAACGGGCAATCGATAGGCGATGGCGCTACAAAAGAACTGGTAGGCTATGCCACTTATGATAAAGAACGCTGGAAACTGGCCGAGGATGCCGCTATTGCAGTAATTGGTACAGGAGCCTATAAACTCAATGTGGATAATGCTACGGCACCCGGGTATGGCTTTCAGCACCTGTTTACCTTGCCCCTGAATACCGAATACATTTTTGAACTGATGCGCGGCAATAATGCCGATTTTGAGAGCCTGTGGCAACCACCATCGCGTACGGGCAAAAATGGCGCTCTGCCTTTGCAGGGTTTAGTTGATGCATTCCCGATGAACACGGGCAAAGCCATCACCGACCCAACATCCGGCTACGACCCGCAAAACCCTTATGCCAACCGCGACCCACGTTTAGATTATACGGTTATCCGCGATCAAACGCTTATCCAAAACAGGCTGTCGTCGGGCAAATCGCCTATTAATATTTTTACCGGTACCTATAATGGCCAATCGACAGGTCCCGACGCAGTTAACGTGGGCACCCGTACGGGCTACTACACCAACAAAATGCTCGATCCGGATGCCGTATCGCAGGATTTTACACATCCAACCAAAAGATGCTGGCCATTAATACGCTATGCCGAAATTTTGCTTAACTACGCCGAGGCGGCCAACGAATATGAGGGCCCAACCACACAGGTTTACCAGGCTGTTGAGGCTATCCGCCAGCGGGCAGGGTTAAACCCGTACCAGTTGCCAACCGGCTTAAACCAGGCCGATATGCGCAAAGCCATTCAGAACGAACGCCGTATTGAGCTGGCATTTGAGGAGCACCGCTTTTGGGATGTGCGCCGCTGGAAAATAGCCGACCAAACCGACAACATTCAAACCTACGGTATGGAGGTTGACCGCAATAATGCATCGGTTACTTATAAAACCTTCCCGGTGCGCAAGCGCAACTTCCGCACGGCTATGTACCTGTGGCCTTTCCCGCAAACGGAGGTAGCCAAATCGCCTGAGATGTTACAAAACCCGGGGTATTGA
- a CDS encoding GH92 family glycosyl hydrolase — protein MTNNKRAGFVALSGKKCFTVLLTAALTFGVAGLKAQTPAAYVNPFIGATTNADEAGVYHGLGKTFPGATTPYGMVQISPNTITGGDNGPGYSFEHTSIEGFAMTQMSGIGWYGDLGNFLVMPTAGKMYTIAGKLDGSMKGYRSQYDKKSEKASAGYYSALLTDHNIKAEMTAAQHSGMLRFTFPQGTDSRIQIDLARRVGGTSTLQYVKVVNDHTIEGWMKCTPDGGGWGNGDGHADYTVYFYAEFSKPLKDFGVWSANIPDDWSRKLDDVTGKKYLDRVAEAEVLKGATEKQGKHLGFYTQFATRANEQVLLKTGISFVSIAGAKNNLNTEIKDWNFDALHQKAIALWNKALSKASVQGGTPDQKTVFYTALYHTMIDPRIISDVDGRYPGGDGKTHQTANFNKRTIFSGWDVFRSQMPLQTIINPGLVNDEINSLVTLAQEKKMDYLERWEIMNAYSGCMIGNPAVSVIADAYTKGIRNYNVPEAYRLAVGSVEKFGNGDKGFSGGDISISLTLEYAYTDWCTGQLAKWLGKTADAAKYSQRGQAYKNVFDTEKGWYRPKDDNGNWKAWPDSARTKQWYGTIESNPYQQGWFVPQDVKGMAQMMGGNAKTIADLNNFFEKAPNNMMWNDYYNHSNEPVHHVPFLYNRLGAPWLTQKWTREICRRAYLNSVDGLVGNEDVGQMSAWYVLAASGLHPVCPGDTRQEITSPVFNKVVLRLDPKYAKGQTFTITALKNSAANVYIQSAKLNGRAYNKCYLDFKDIAAGGTLELTMGSKPNKNWGI, from the coding sequence ATGACCAATAATAAAAGGGCTGGTTTTGTTGCTTTGTCGGGCAAAAAATGTTTTACTGTGCTGTTAACTGCTGCGTTAACTTTTGGGGTGGCAGGGTTAAAGGCTCAAACACCGGCTGCTTACGTAAATCCTTTTATTGGTGCAACTACCAATGCAGATGAGGCCGGAGTTTACCACGGCCTGGGTAAAACATTTCCGGGGGCTACCACACCTTACGGTATGGTACAGATAAGTCCAAACACCATAACGGGTGGCGATAATGGACCGGGTTACAGCTTTGAGCATACCAGTATTGAAGGCTTTGCCATGACCCAAATGAGCGGTATAGGCTGGTACGGCGACCTTGGCAACTTCCTGGTGATGCCTACCGCCGGTAAAATGTACACCATAGCCGGCAAACTGGATGGCTCCATGAAGGGCTATCGTTCGCAATACGACAAAAAAAGTGAAAAAGCATCCGCAGGATATTACAGCGCTCTGCTTACCGATCATAATATTAAAGCCGAAATGACCGCTGCACAACATAGCGGCATGCTGCGTTTTACATTTCCGCAAGGTACTGATTCGCGTATTCAAATTGATTTGGCGCGCAGGGTAGGGGGCACCTCAACCCTGCAATATGTAAAAGTTGTTAATGATCATACTATTGAAGGCTGGATGAAATGTACGCCAGATGGCGGCGGCTGGGGCAATGGCGACGGCCATGCCGATTACACCGTTTATTTTTATGCCGAGTTTAGCAAACCGCTGAAGGACTTTGGTGTTTGGAGCGCCAATATCCCCGATGACTGGAGCCGTAAGCTGGACGATGTAACCGGGAAAAAATATTTAGATAGGGTGGCCGAAGCCGAAGTATTAAAAGGCGCAACAGAAAAACAAGGTAAGCACCTGGGTTTTTATACCCAATTTGCCACCCGGGCCAATGAACAGGTACTGCTTAAAACAGGCATATCCTTTGTAAGCATCGCGGGAGCAAAAAATAATTTGAATACCGAGATTAAGGATTGGAATTTTGATGCCCTGCACCAAAAAGCCATTGCTTTATGGAATAAAGCTTTGTCAAAAGCAAGTGTGCAGGGCGGCACGCCAGATCAAAAAACGGTATTTTATACGGCGCTGTACCATACCATGATAGATCCGAGAATCATCAGCGACGTGGATGGCAGGTATCCGGGCGGCGATGGTAAAACACACCAAACTGCCAATTTTAACAAGCGGACTATTTTTAGCGGATGGGATGTGTTCCGGAGCCAGATGCCCCTGCAAACCATCATAAACCCGGGCCTGGTAAACGATGAGATCAATTCGCTGGTAACATTAGCGCAGGAAAAGAAAATGGATTACCTGGAACGCTGGGAGATCATGAACGCTTATAGCGGCTGTATGATTGGTAACCCGGCTGTATCGGTAATTGCCGATGCTTACACTAAAGGTATCCGCAATTATAACGTGCCCGAGGCTTATCGCCTTGCCGTGGGCTCGGTTGAAAAATTTGGTAATGGCGATAAGGGTTTTAGCGGTGGCGATATAAGCATATCCTTAACATTGGAATATGCCTATACCGACTGGTGTACCGGTCAGCTGGCTAAATGGCTGGGTAAAACTGCCGACGCTGCAAAATATAGCCAGCGCGGACAGGCATACAAAAATGTGTTCGACACCGAAAAAGGCTGGTACAGGCCCAAAGATGATAATGGCAACTGGAAAGCCTGGCCCGATTCGGCACGTACCAAACAATGGTATGGCACTATTGAAAGTAACCCCTACCAGCAAGGCTGGTTTGTACCACAGGACGTAAAAGGCATGGCCCAAATGATGGGTGGCAACGCCAAAACCATTGCCGACCTTAACAACTTTTTTGAAAAGGCCCCAAATAACATGATGTGGAATGATTACTACAACCATTCCAACGAGCCGGTTCATCATGTGCCGTTTTTGTATAATCGCTTAGGCGCACCTTGGCTGACACAAAAATGGACCAGGGAAATTTGTCGTCGTGCTTACCTTAACTCGGTTGATGGCCTGGTTGGGAACGAAGACGTAGGGCAAATGTCGGCCTGGTATGTGCTGGCAGCCAGTGGGCTGCATCCCGTTTGCCCTGGTGATACCCGTCAGGAAATTACAAGCCCGGTATTTAATAAAGTAGTTTTAAGGCTCGACCCTAAGTATGCCAAAGGACAAACGTTTACAATAACCGCGCTTAAAAACTCGGCGGCCAATGTTTACATCCAAAGCGCAAAGTTAAACGGCAGGGCTTACAACAAGTGTTACCTCGACTTTAAAGATATAGCCGCGGGCGGCACACTGGAACTTACCATGGGCAGCAAGCCCAATAAAAACTGGGGAATTTAA
- a CDS encoding SGNH/GDSL hydrolase family protein: MKKAFLLLAGISLSVWASAQKIAPFKAGDRVAFVGNSITDGGHYHSYIWLYYMTHYPNMRITCFNAGIGGDVIGQIYDRFDDDVLDKKPNVLTLTWGMNDSGYFEWYRADAQDVMDKRIQGSYKYYGMLEDKLKRLSDIKKIFILGSPYDETSKFTTKNIYPKKSIAFSKIIDFQQEAAKRNGYGYVDFYHPMAAINLREQAKDSTFSLTPNDRVHPDNDGHLVMAYLFLKAQGLDNQYVADLSINAQSKKVLKAVNCRISNVTAGADSVAFNYLANSLPYPIDTIPRGWGNRKKQADALKVVPFTKDFNQELLSVKGLKDGDYKVMIDGEQIGNWSARQLADGVNMAEITTTPQYQQAIQVRELNEERWDIERRTRMYVWMQYDFLKGKGLLHNDSNAAMDTVKKYAVKDIFVNGNKDNYSRARYKSLRDAWQKETDVLTDQIYAINKPKNHRITIIAAK; the protein is encoded by the coding sequence ATGAAAAAAGCATTTTTACTATTAGCCGGCATTAGCCTTTCCGTTTGGGCCAGCGCGCAAAAAATCGCACCGTTTAAGGCGGGCGACAGGGTGGCATTTGTGGGCAACAGCATTACCGATGGCGGGCACTACCACTCGTACATTTGGCTGTATTACATGACGCATTACCCCAACATGCGGATAACCTGTTTTAATGCAGGCATTGGCGGCGATGTTATAGGCCAGATTTATGACAGGTTTGATGATGATGTGCTTGATAAAAAGCCTAACGTTTTAACCCTTACCTGGGGCATGAATGATAGCGGCTATTTTGAATGGTACCGTGCCGATGCGCAGGATGTTATGGATAAAAGGATCCAGGGGAGTTACAAATACTACGGCATGCTGGAGGATAAGCTGAAACGTCTGTCGGATATTAAAAAGATCTTCATTTTGGGTTCGCCGTATGATGAAACTTCTAAGTTCACCACCAAAAATATCTATCCTAAGAAAAGCATAGCGTTTTCGAAAATTATCGATTTTCAGCAGGAAGCGGCTAAAAGAAACGGCTATGGTTATGTCGATTTTTATCACCCCATGGCAGCCATTAACCTGCGCGAACAGGCGAAAGATTCCACTTTTAGCCTTACGCCTAACGATAGGGTGCACCCCGATAACGACGGACACCTGGTAATGGCCTACCTGTTTTTAAAGGCCCAGGGGCTGGATAATCAGTATGTTGCCGATTTAAGCATCAATGCCCAAAGCAAAAAAGTGTTAAAAGCCGTAAACTGCCGCATCAGTAACGTAACGGCCGGTGCAGATTCGGTTGCGTTTAATTACCTGGCCAATTCGTTGCCTTATCCAATTGATACCATTCCGCGTGGCTGGGGCAATCGTAAAAAACAGGCCGATGCGCTAAAGGTAGTTCCGTTTACCAAAGATTTTAACCAGGAATTGTTGAGCGTTAAAGGCCTAAAAGACGGCGATTATAAGGTGATGATTGACGGCGAGCAGATAGGCAACTGGTCGGCCCGGCAACTGGCCGATGGCGTTAACATGGCCGAAATTACCACTACTCCCCAATACCAGCAGGCCATCCAGGTTCGCGAACTTAACGAAGAGCGCTGGGATATTGAACGCCGTACAAGAATGTACGTTTGGATGCAGTATGATTTTTTAAAGGGTAAAGGTTTGTTGCACAACGATAGCAACGCCGCTATGGATACCGTAAAAAAATACGCTGTGAAGGACATTTTTGTGAACGGCAATAAAGATAACTACAGCCGCGCCCGTTACAAAAGCCTGCGCGATGCCTGGCAAAAAGAAACGGATGTATTAACCGACCAGATTTATGCCATTAACAAACCCAAAAATCACCGCATTACTATCATAGCTGCCAAATAA
- a CDS encoding alpha/beta hydrolase, giving the protein MNKKTIIALIAFFISFIKVDAATVDTVLTHSNAMRQDIKAVVIRPAGYQAGKKFPVLYLLHGFSGNYSDWILKVPAITKLADEYQMMIVCPDGNFAGWYFDSPMNKDWQYETYVGTELVNWVDKHYATIADRSGRAITGLSMGGHGAMYIAFKHQDTFGAAGSMSGALDIRPFSDAFGIEQVLGKYSQYPERWEKNSVINMIYLLKPNSLLITFDCGYDDFLYPANVAFHNELLMRKIPHDFTVRPGAHTWEFWSNSVVYQALFFSRYFNKIK; this is encoded by the coding sequence ATGAATAAAAAAACAATAATAGCCCTTATAGCCTTTTTTATAAGCTTTATAAAGGTTGATGCAGCTACGGTAGATACCGTTTTAACGCACAGCAATGCCATGCGCCAGGATATTAAGGCGGTAGTAATAAGGCCTGCAGGTTACCAGGCAGGCAAAAAGTTTCCGGTGCTGTACCTGTTGCATGGCTTTAGCGGCAATTACAGCGATTGGATTTTAAAAGTACCCGCCATTACCAAACTGGCCGATGAGTATCAAATGATGATTGTATGTCCCGACGGCAATTTTGCAGGCTGGTATTTTGATAGCCCCATGAATAAGGACTGGCAATACGAAACCTATGTTGGAACCGAACTGGTGAACTGGGTTGATAAACATTACGCTACAATTGCCGATAGGAGCGGGAGGGCCATTACAGGCTTAAGTATGGGTGGACACGGTGCCATGTACATCGCCTTTAAACACCAGGATACTTTTGGCGCGGCGGGCAGCATGAGCGGCGCGTTGGATATCAGGCCCTTTTCGGATGCGTTTGGTATCGAGCAGGTATTGGGAAAATACAGCCAATATCCCGAAAGGTGGGAAAAAAACAGCGTTATCAATATGATATACCTGTTAAAACCAAACTCGCTGCTTATTACGTTTGATTGCGGTTACGATGACTTTTTATACCCGGCAAATGTTGCTTTTCATAATGAGCTTTTAATGCGTAAGATTCCGCATGATTTTACAGTAAGGCCTGGAGCGCATACCTGGGAATTTTGGAGCAACTCGGTTGTTTACCAGGCGCTGTTTTTTAGCCGCTACTTTAACAAAATAAAGTAG